Below is a genomic region from Paenibacillus rhizovicinus.
ATCGTTTCCTCCAAGCGTTCCTGGAAATACGCCCGATTGTACAATCCCGTTACCCCGTCCCGATAAGCGACCTGCCGCAGCTGGCCCTCGCTGTACTCGAGCAGCGAATTTTGCACGCGAAGCTCGTCTTCGGCCGCCACCAGCTCCTCGTAGGTGGCTTCCAGCTGCTGATGCGCCTCGATGAGATGCATGGTCCGTTCCTGGACCATCGTCTGGAGTTTCCGACGTCTCGTCAGCTGCACGTATACTAAATAATTCAACAAAATAAGGATGAGCAGGCAGCTCCCCCGCGTAATTTCTATGCGAGAATTGGACGCGTCGAGCTTGGCCGATCCGGGCAGGGCGGCAATCTCCCAATATTGATTCGCCACCATGATCGACGTAAGGACCGAAGAGTCGTCAAAGATGGCTTTCCGGCCGAAAACAAGCTTCCCGTCCGCTTTGACCGCGATATCGATCCGGTTATCGTTTTGCGTCAGCCCGGCTTCCTCCAGAATCGGCGGAAGGTCCAGTACGACGGATACGAAGCCCCAGAAGAGCCCGTCCTTGAAGACGGATTGCCGGGAGATCAAGCCGATGCCGCCTTGCGTCAATTCACGAGGGCCGAGCAGCGTTTGACTGGTAATGGATTTCGTTTGCACCGCGTTGGCAAGGACCTCGGGATCCGAGCTTTTGAAAATATTCATGCCGAGGATCGTCTTGTTGGTATCGTATGGATAAACGAATGTAGCGGTACCGCCAGGATAGACGGATAAATTCCGGACACCGTTCATATTACCTATAAAGCGCGAAGCGAATGCGTTGAATCCGGCATCGTTCAATGATTGACCGTCCTGCAGCACGGTGCTGACATAGGCCTTAAGACCGTCGCCCAGCAGAAGGCGGCGTTCCAGCGTAAGTTTCAGCGCGGATGAGCGAGCGTGCAATGTGGAAGAAGTGTCTTGCCCGACTTCTTTATGCAGGATGCTGCTATAGGAGGAGGCAATCCACCAGAAAAAAACGCCGACGACGAGCGTGATGGCGGCTAAAGTCAACCAAATCCGGCGGAGAGGCATATTGCGGGCGTTTCTTTCTTCTGACCAGTCCTGCATTACGAGAGGCTCCTTTCAACCACCGGAAGGTTTTGGAAATATCGGTATACGTAATCATTTCGCCATAAATCGACAATATCCTCCAAAAGTATCATGAAGAAATGGTTCGCCAGAGTGAAAAATCCTGCCACGGTCACAATAATCGTTGTACCGCTGTGCCGGGCAGGGTTCTGAGGAGTGCAGGCGAAATGTCAAAGGAAACGATCATTCATCGATAAAGGAGCGTGTCTCGCTTATGCATATATCGCAGCTGCTGCCCAAGGTCGACCTTCACGTCCATCTGGACGGGAGTCTGCGGCCGGATACCGTCATGGCGATTGCCGAAGCCGAAGGCATTCCGCTTCCGGCCGGCAACGAAGCGGAACTCATTCCTTATATGCAGGTGGACGAGGATTGCCGGAGTCTGCCGGAATATTTGAGCAAGTTCGAATTCACGACTCGCTTCCTGCAATCGGGCGCCGCGCTTGAACGCGTCGCGTTCGAGACGCTGGAGCAGGCCGCCGCGCATCAATGCCGTTATATAGAGGTGCGATTCGCGCCTCAGCTGCACCGCCTCGGCGGTTTGCGCGCAGAGGAGGCCGTTCATTACGTTATTGAAGGAATGAAGCGGGCTGAGCGCCAGTTCGATATCCAAGGGCGCGCCATCGCCATTTGCATGCGGAATCATGACCGCGCGGACAATCTCGAAGTTATCGAAGCGGCGGCGAAATACGCCGGGCGCGGCGTAGGGGCCGTGGACCTTGCCGGCAACGAGGCGGCTTATCCGCCCGAGCTGTTCCGCGACGTATTCGCGCTCGCCCACAAACGCGGATTGCCTGTTACGATCCATGCCGGGGAAGCGGCCGGAGCGGAGAATATCTACGAAGCGGTCAAGAACCTCGGCGCTTCCCGCATCGGACACGGCGTTCGGCTGCGGGAGAGACCGGACATTCTGAAGATGATGCTTGAGCGGCATATCCCGCTCGAGATGTGCCCCGTCAGCAACATTCAGACGAAGGCCGTGGCGGATTGGAGCGTCTATCCGATCCGGGAGTACTTCGATGTGGGATTGCACGTTACGTTAAACACGGATAATCCGAGCGTGTCCGCGACGGATATTTCGCGGGAATACCGCATTGCCGCGGAGAAGTTCGGCTTCACGGACCGCGAACTGGCGGCAATTGTCCGCAACGGGGCACGGGCTGCTTTCCTGGAGGAGACGGACAAGAGGGCGCTTCTGAAGCGAATCGACGCGGAGCTGATGGCGTTGGGTCTGTAACGTGCACCTCGAAACGACCTCGCCAAGGGTCGACTTCGGGATGGGTTCCTCGTATACTTACGGGTAGATAACAACGGATCGCCCGGAAGGCCAGGCTATGGGCATGAGAGGAGCTGCGGACGAACATGGATACATCCGCCGAAGAACGGCAGCAAAGCACGGAACAAGAGGAACAATCTTTGGAGCGGGAGCGCCGGGAGCGCTACTCCAGGCAGATGCTGTTCGCCCCGATCGGCGAGAACGGGCAGCGCAAGATTGAAGCCGCGCATGTCGCGGTCGTCGGCATGGGAGCGCTCGGCACCGTCATCGCGAACCATCTCGCCCGGTCAGGCGTGGGCCGGCTGCGCTTAATTGACCGCGATTACGTGGAGCGAAGCAATTTGCAGCGCCAAATGCTGTACGACGAAGACGACGTGCGGGAGCTGCGGCCCAAGGTCGTCGCCGCGGAACGCAGGCTTAAGCTGATCAACAGTGAAATCCGCATTGAACCGGTCGTGTCGCATGTGACGGCGGCGAATGCCGAGCGGCTGCTCGACGGCGTGGACCTCGTGCTCGACGGCACGGACAACTTCGGCACGCGCCTGCTCTTGAACGACGTGTGCTTCAAGCACGGCATTCCGTTCATCTACGGCGGCTCCATCAGCTCGAACGGGATGACCGCGGTATTCGTGCCCGGCGAAACGTCCTGTCTGCGCTGCCTGCTGGGCGCGGGCGACAGCGCCGGCGACACCTGCGATACGACAGGCGTCATCTCGCCGATCGTAGACATCGTCGCCTCGCTTCAGGCGGCGGAGGCGCTGAAGCTGCTTGTCGGCGACAAGGCTGCCCGCCGTCAAGGCCTGCTGTCCATCGATATTTGGCGGAACAGCACCATGGACATGAAGCTGCCGCCTCCGAGCTCCAGCTGTCCGACTTGCGGGCTCAAGCAATATCCGTCGCTGCACGAGGAAGGCGCTGCGCTGCCCGTAACGCTATGCGGACGGGAAACGGTGCAGATCGGCGGCCGGCACGGGCTGGATCTGAAGCTGCTCAAGGAAAAGCTGAGCCGCTCGTGCGGGCTGACGTCGAATCCGTACCTGCTTCGCGCGGAGCTCCCGGAAGG
It encodes:
- the add gene encoding adenosine deaminase produces the protein MHISQLLPKVDLHVHLDGSLRPDTVMAIAEAEGIPLPAGNEAELIPYMQVDEDCRSLPEYLSKFEFTTRFLQSGAALERVAFETLEQAAAHQCRYIEVRFAPQLHRLGGLRAEEAVHYVIEGMKRAERQFDIQGRAIAICMRNHDRADNLEVIEAAAKYAGRGVGAVDLAGNEAAYPPELFRDVFALAHKRGLPVTIHAGEAAGAENIYEAVKNLGASRIGHGVRLRERPDILKMMLERHIPLEMCPVSNIQTKAVADWSVYPIREYFDVGLHVTLNTDNPSVSATDISREYRIAAEKFGFTDRELAAIVRNGARAAFLEETDKRALLKRIDAELMALGL
- a CDS encoding ThiF family adenylyltransferase, with the protein product MDTSAEERQQSTEQEEQSLERERRERYSRQMLFAPIGENGQRKIEAAHVAVVGMGALGTVIANHLARSGVGRLRLIDRDYVERSNLQRQMLYDEDDVRELRPKVVAAERRLKLINSEIRIEPVVSHVTAANAERLLDGVDLVLDGTDNFGTRLLLNDVCFKHGIPFIYGGSISSNGMTAVFVPGETSCLRCLLGAGDSAGDTCDTTGVISPIVDIVASLQAAEALKLLVGDKAARRQGLLSIDIWRNSTMDMKLPPPSSSCPTCGLKQYPSLHEEGAALPVTLCGRETVQIGGRHGLDLKLLKEKLSRSCGLTSNPYLLRAELPEGERLVIFPDGRVLVQGTEDLARAQSLYDRYIGS